The following nucleotide sequence is from Triticum dicoccoides isolate Atlit2015 ecotype Zavitan chromosome 7B, WEW_v2.0, whole genome shotgun sequence.
TGTAAGGGTTGTAAACATAACATAATAAACTGGGGACACCATAGCTAAATCAAAGGTATCCAGTGCCTGCAAAAGTTGAATAAAATCAGCATAACAAGAAAATAGAGAAAAACACTAGAATGATTTTAAATAAACTAGACCAAGTAAAATAATACTTCATTTTTTTCTTAATATCTGCGGTGGAAAATAAAGTTTGACTTAATCAAGTAACAAAATAAGTAGCAAATTCATGAAAATCGTAAGTTGTCAAAAACCGAGTAGTACAAGCTCATGTAGATGCAATCAAGCAAAACATATTCACAGGACAGGAGTAACAAGTAACTAGAAGGAGGAGAAGATGTGCTACCTTGTTGAGGTAATTTAGCTGAGAAACCCCACAGATAACTGCGACCAGAATAAAAAGCCATGTGTGTGGATAGGCAAGCTGGTTCATTCCATCCAGCGTAAGCTTTATGGCAACACCAACGGCTTTGATGCTAACAACCTACAAAGTAGTGATATTCAACTCGAAAACTCGCTGATGTTAGGCTGTGCATCTCAAAGTTAAAAGCACACTTACTGTTAATGATCCCATTGAAGAGCAGATACCCAGATATATCAGGATGTTCTTCTGACCATACCGCGGTTCGATGAACACTACTACTATTGCCATGAGTAACAATGTTGTTCCCGCGTATGCTAGAAATCCTGCCCATGGTTGACACCATAATATGGAGAAAGGCTGTCAGACATGTGGGTGTGCTACAACTGACATAAGGCGTATGATTGCAGGCCGATGACTCACCTGGTTGGGTAGCTAGATCCCAGATTTCTTCGACGGAATCGGGCATGTGCTCTTCAGGGGCATGTAGAACGACAACAACTGAGCCTACTATGCATGATATACAGCCAAGAACGCCGAGCTTGTTAAGCCGCTCCTTCAGCACAAAGTGCGCTAACACTGAACTGGCCATTTGTAGAAAAACGTTTATGTCAAGCACGGGGGAATCAAAGACGACATTGAAACTAGGGGTTTTGGTTTTTGCAAATTCACCTGACGATTATGCTTAGTGCTCCAA
It contains:
- the LOC119339139 gene encoding probable magnesium transporter NIPA6 encodes the protein MGASDNTKGLALAVASSAFIGASFILKKIGLMRAGKCGLRAGGGGYTYLLEPLWWAGLITMLLGEVANFIAYVFAPAVLVTPLGALSIIVSSVLAHFVLKERLNKLGVLGCISCIVGSVVVVLHAPEEHMPDSVEEIWDLATQPGFLAYAGTTLLLMAIVVVFIEPRYGQKNILIYLGICSSMGSLTVVSIKAVGVAIKLTLDGMNQLAYPHTWLFILVAVICGVSQLNYLNKALDTFDLAMVSPVYYVMFTTLTIVASSIMFKDGAGQSLSSIASECCGLVTILSGTILLHAAKQKEAASSPASTWPLDRGISWYISVGSDNLLRNVEDDYFAAPQSSPTTP